In the genome of Quercus robur chromosome 3, dhQueRobu3.1, whole genome shotgun sequence, one region contains:
- the LOC126719670 gene encoding uncharacterized mitochondrial protein AtMg00310-like → MSCFKLPDNLCDDLTSMIRQFWWGQRKNEKKLAWVSWEWLCQSKENGGMGFRDLKSFNKALLAKQWWRLLSNTQSLFSRVFKAKYFPDCDFTEASIGHHPSFAWRSIMSAQSVVKKGVRWRVGNGRSIQIWTDEWLPSLSYPRILSPAQVQWANAKVCDLIVEDRGEWNLAVVKHLFNPMEADLVMSIPLSQRLQADRVVWEGYKKWEIFG, encoded by the coding sequence ATGAGCTGTTTTAAGCTCCCGGATAACCTTTGTGATGACCTTACCAGCATGATAAGACagttttggtggggccaaagaaagaatgagaagaagctGGCCTGGGTTAGTTGGGAGTGGCTATGCCAATCAAAGGAAAACGGTGGGATGGGCTTTAGGGACTTGAAGAGTTTCAATAAGGCTCTCTTAGCGAAACAATGGTGGAGGCTGCTGTCCAACACCCAATCTCTTTTCTCAAGGGTTTTCAAAGCGAAGTATTTCCCGGATTGTGATTTTACTGAGGCTTCCATTGGTCATCACCCGTCTTTTGCGTGGCGAAGCATAATGTCTGCCCAATCTGTGGTTAAGAAGGGGGTTAGGTGGAGGGTGGGTAACGGCAGAAGTATTCAAATCTGGACTGATGAATGGCTGCCATCCTTGTCTTACCCGAGGATCCTCTCTCCCGCTCAGGTCCAGTGGGCTAACGCAAAGGTTTGTGACCTCATTGTGGAAGATCGTGGAGAATGGAACTTGGCCGTTGTTAAGCACCTCTTTAATCCTATGGAAGCTGACCTGGTGATGAGCATCCCTCTTAGCCAAAGGTTGCAAGCGGATAGAGTGGTCTGGGAGGGGTACAAGAAGTGGGAAATTTTCGGTTAG